In Bacteroidota bacterium, the following proteins share a genomic window:
- a CDS encoding T9SS type A sorting domain-containing protein, which translates to MKRYLFLIVGLLLWSICATAQSFKIDTIQYMGDTSRFINVVFLGDGYTAGQQAAFRSQADSVFKYFMARSPYAQYKNYFNAFAVEVVSEESGVKHPHTASDCGSASPQVPITNPKNYFGTTFDGYGIHRLVVPDSVPKIDSVLATHFPTYDLAIVLANSPYYGGSGGSSHLGGTGYPYIISTTYSANYEIALHESGHSFAGLMDEYWVGSQYLFERPNMSQEKNPALSKWKNWIGTNGIGLFRFSQDTNWVKPTNNTCRMEVLSKPFCSVCSEAIIERVHSLTNSILSFSPDTTTHSFSDTIITLRLDSFITPIPNTLKRNWSFNGNTVATNVDFFQISQDTLAPGSYSVVATVIDTTSLVRTELHAQSHIYLVEWKIEVIIIGVQITASTNTISCTVFPNPASDVIDIELETQHDISLQVDLITMDGKLLRRLVDEQTGTGICHQTFNISDLPAGTFLLLFNAGGTRFTKTVIKN; encoded by the coding sequence ATGAAACGCTACCTATTTCTTATTGTCGGCTTATTGCTTTGGAGCATCTGTGCCACTGCACAATCTTTCAAGATTGACACCATTCAATATATGGGAGACACTTCCCGCTTCATCAATGTGGTCTTCTTGGGTGATGGATATACCGCCGGTCAACAAGCTGCATTTCGTTCGCAGGCAGATAGTGTTTTTAAATATTTCATGGCCCGTTCACCTTATGCCCAATACAAAAACTATTTCAACGCTTTTGCTGTAGAGGTTGTTTCCGAAGAATCAGGTGTAAAACATCCACACACCGCTTCTGACTGCGGTTCTGCCAGTCCGCAGGTTCCTATTACCAATCCTAAAAATTATTTTGGAACCACTTTCGACGGCTATGGCATTCACCGACTGGTAGTGCCCGACAGCGTACCGAAAATAGATTCCGTGCTGGCCACTCATTTTCCAACGTATGACTTGGCCATTGTTCTGGCCAACTCCCCATATTATGGCGGTTCCGGTGGCTCTTCTCATTTGGGAGGCACCGGTTACCCTTATATTATTTCCACCACCTATTCTGCTAATTATGAAATTGCATTGCATGAATCAGGGCATTCCTTCGCCGGTCTGATGGATGAATATTGGGTAGGTTCCCAATATCTTTTTGAACGTCCTAACATGAGTCAGGAAAAGAACCCGGCGCTCAGCAAATGGAAAAACTGGATTGGCACCAACGGTATCGGTCTCTTCCGCTTTAGTCAAGATACCAATTGGGTTAAGCCTACTAACAATACCTGCCGGATGGAAGTCTTAAGCAAGCCTTTTTGCAGCGTTTGCTCTGAGGCCATTATTGAGCGAGTACATTCTCTCACGAACTCTATTCTCAGCTTTTCGCCAGACACAACTACTCATTCTTTTTCTGACACAATCATCACCCTTCGCCTAGATAGTTTTATCACCCCGATTCCCAACACCTTGAAACGAAACTGGTCCTTCAATGGAAACACAGTAGCCACTAATGTGGACTTTTTTCAAATCAGTCAGGATACTCTGGCACCGGGTAGCTATTCGGTTGTGGCAACTGTGATAGATACGACTTCATTGGTTCGGACAGAACTTCATGCACAGTCACATATTTATTTGGTTGAGTGGAAAATAGAAGTAATCATTATTGGCGTACAGATTACGGCTTCCACCAATACTATCTCATGCACGGTGTTTCCAAATCCAGCTTCGGATGTGATAGATATTGAATTAGAAACACAGCATGACATTTCCCTTCAAGTTGACCTTATAACTATGGATGGGAAATTGCTTCGCCGCCTAGTGGATGAACAAACCGGTACCGGAATCTGTCATCAGACATTCAATATTAGTGATCTGCCCGCAGGAACTTTCCTTCTTCTATTTAATGCCGGAGGAACTCGTTTCACCAAGACAGTAATCAAGAATTAA
- the mnmE gene encoding tRNA uridine-5-carboxymethylaminomethyl(34) synthesis GTPase MnmE has translation MDGFIGDTIAALATPQGAGAIAVIRLSGPGAISITNKVFKGKDLSKQPSHTIHYGHIMDGDKEVDEVMVSLFRAPKSFTTEDVVEISCHGSPFVAEQILRLLIQQGARAAKPGEFTLRAFMNGRIDLSQAEAVADLIASESSAAQELALKQMRGGVSSEIKTLRQELVHFASLLELELDFGEEDVEFADRKKLVALTDALQAQLKPLIESFQLGNVIKQGINTVIVGRPNAGKSTLLNLLLNEERAIVSEIPGTTRDTIEEVINIEGIRFRFMDTAGIRNTTDVVEKIGVERTMEKLKQSSVYLYLFDVNTTKPKELLQDLHHLGLLGFKGMIIGNKIDKAHWQNTAPFYRVLDIYKTNVCSPEAALAFPGLLYISSQTHFNLSLLKEKLYRLVMKNSSLAAQSTVITNLRHHQALVRAKDALDEVKAGIEKQISTDLIALEVKQALQYLGEITGEVTNDEILGNIFSKFCIGK, from the coding sequence ATGGATGGGTTTATAGGTGATACTATTGCAGCATTAGCTACTCCTCAAGGTGCTGGAGCGATTGCCGTGATTCGTTTATCCGGTCCCGGAGCTATCAGTATTACCAACAAAGTTTTTAAAGGGAAGGATTTATCCAAACAGCCTTCGCATACCATTCACTACGGCCATATCATGGACGGCGATAAAGAAGTGGATGAAGTGATGGTCAGCCTGTTTCGCGCACCCAAAAGTTTTACGACAGAAGATGTAGTCGAGATTTCGTGTCACGGCTCTCCATTTGTGGCTGAACAAATTCTGCGTTTGCTAATTCAGCAGGGTGCACGTGCAGCTAAGCCTGGCGAATTTACCTTGCGCGCTTTTATGAATGGTCGGATAGATTTGTCGCAGGCAGAGGCGGTGGCTGATTTGATTGCCTCCGAATCTTCGGCGGCGCAGGAACTGGCCTTGAAGCAGATGCGCGGTGGAGTTTCATCCGAAATAAAAACGCTGCGCCAGGAACTGGTACACTTTGCTTCGCTCCTCGAATTAGAATTGGATTTTGGTGAGGAGGACGTAGAGTTCGCCGACCGGAAAAAATTAGTGGCACTGACAGATGCCCTTCAGGCACAACTGAAACCGCTGATAGAATCTTTCCAATTGGGTAATGTCATTAAGCAGGGAATCAACACCGTGATTGTCGGCAGGCCGAATGCCGGAAAATCAACTTTACTTAACCTACTGCTCAATGAAGAAAGAGCCATCGTTTCTGAAATTCCAGGTACTACACGCGATACGATTGAGGAGGTCATCAACATCGAAGGCATCCGGTTCCGGTTTATGGATACCGCAGGAATCAGAAACACGACTGATGTAGTAGAGAAGATAGGCGTGGAAAGAACGATGGAAAAGCTGAAGCAATCTTCCGTCTATCTCTATCTCTTTGATGTGAACACAACGAAGCCCAAAGAGTTGTTGCAGGACTTGCACCATCTGGGTCTTCTTGGTTTCAAGGGAATGATTATTGGAAACAAAATTGACAAAGCCCATTGGCAAAACACCGCTCCTTTCTATAGAGTTCTGGATATTTACAAAACAAATGTCTGTTCTCCAGAGGCTGCCCTCGCCTTTCCGGGACTACTTTATATTTCTTCTCAAACACATTTTAATCTCTCGCTGCTGAAAGAAAAACTCTACCGGTTGGTGATGAAAAATTCCTCGCTCGCCGCACAATCCACCGTGATTACAAATCTGAGGCATCATCAAGCGCTGGTGCGCGCCAAGGATGCACTGGACGAAGTGAAAGCCGGAATTGAAAAACAGATCAGCACGGACCTGATTGCACTGGAAGTGAAGCAAGCACTTCAATACCTAGGTGAAATCACCGGCGAGGTGACGAACGATGAAATACTCGGAAATATCTTTTCTAAATTTTGTATTGGAAAGTAA